In one window of Helianthus annuus cultivar XRQ/B chromosome 17, HanXRQr2.0-SUNRISE, whole genome shotgun sequence DNA:
- the LOC110922502 gene encoding non-specific lipid-transfer protein isoform X2: MVRISTLWSVAVGLLLVSWRPTVFAGPPTCSRVGRILAPCTGFLNGQEPTSLCCSSVKKLHDAGKTKNDRVAICNCIKQVTKSIPYDAKRIPLMSTKCGVKPEFPPIDKNYNCAAVK; encoded by the exons ATGGTTCGTATTAGCACACTGTGGTCCGTAGCAGTTGGTTTGCTTTTGGTTTCATGGAGGCCAACGGTGTTTGCAGGACCCCCAACATGTTCAAGGGTCGGACGCATATTGGCACCTTGCACGGGTTTCTTAAACGGTCAAGAGCCAACCAGCTTGTGTTGCTCATCAGTCAAGAAACTTCATGACGCGGGGAAAACCAAAAATGATCGTGTGGCTATCTGCAACTGTATCAAACAAGTGACCAAATCGATCCCTTACGATGCAAAACGAATCCCTCTTATGTCTACGAAATGTGGTGTTAAACCGGAGTTTCCTCCCATTGATAAAAACTACAACTGTGCAGC GGTGAAATAG
- the LOC110922502 gene encoding non-specific lipid-transfer protein isoform X1: MYRGATDSNLLRNEDAALRQVTDVEDERTTDKQIINYSSLKGPPTCSRVGRILAPCTGFLNGQEPTSLCCSSVKKLHDAGKTKNDRVAICNCIKQVTKSIPYDAKRIPLMSTKCGVKPEFPPIDKNYNCAAYVGL, translated from the exons ATGTATAGAGGGGCAACCGATTCCAACCTCCTTCGAAACGAGGATGCTGCTCTACGTCAAGTGACTGACGTTGAAGACGAACGAACTACAG ATAAGCAAATTATCAATTATTCAAGTTTGAAAG GACCCCCAACATGTTCAAGGGTCGGACGCATATTGGCACCTTGCACGGGTTTCTTAAACGGTCAAGAGCCAACCAGCTTGTGTTGCTCATCAGTCAAGAAACTTCATGACGCGGGGAAAACCAAAAATGATCGTGTGGCTATCTGCAACTGTATCAAACAAGTGACCAAATCGATCCCTTACGATGCAAAACGAATCCCTCTTATGTCTACGAAATGTGGTGTTAAACCGGAGTTTCCTCCCATTGATAAAAACTACAACTGTGCAGC